In Euwallacea fornicatus isolate EFF26 chromosome 23, ASM4011564v1, whole genome shotgun sequence, the DNA window AAAGTCAATTCGTATTAGCAGCCAAACTTCAATTAACAGTCCAATTTGGGCCCTCCAATTCAATTTGGCCCAAATTTACGccgttttcattttcaaattcaagttCCAGTTAGTTCAAGTTTACGCCTCAATAACATATAATGCTCAACACTTTTTACCCATTTAAGCATTTACATATGCACGTTACGAACGACATTCTACAGGACACTGGGGTCAAGTACATTATTATACAGTGGGTCGTTAAAGTGCTTTGAACGCGTGCTGGGCGTCCGTTCCCACGGTCTCGAGGAAATACAGGTAGTTCCACTTAGGATCAACATCTGCGCGTCAAGCCCATCTCgtcatttttggaaaaatgcaatttaatttaacagtcCTGCAGTTCTAATGagcgaatattttaacaagaaGTTAAATCGCGgtgattttggaaaaactGTGGTTACATCGTGACCAAGAgaattttcgcaaaaatttcGATCTGCCTACCGGGTTACCGCAATCCAGGCCGGATATTGCGGAACGACGTTGCCAAACCTGGATTTTCAATGGTAATTTGAAGATCTCTGGTCAGCAATGTCCAAATTATTCGTGCCTACTAAATTTGTTTGATTGGCGAAACTGTGATTAAAGCTAAAAGACGATAGAAATTGAAGGCAAATGTTCTCATCCTTAGATAAGTGATATTCCGAGCCCACCATGTCAGTTCTCTTCCGGATAAGCCTTTCCGTATGCATGACGACGATATACATCGCcgtaatataaattaaaaggaaaatcattgatttgttcttttatttgggaaaaacCCATACTCTCAAGTGGAAGTCGTTGGAGAAGTGGAATTGCACAGTATTCCCAGTTGGAACTAACAGTCCCCCTTTGCTGAAGACTGACGAAAACCTTTGTTCCCGTCAGAAcctaagaaaaaattgttaaaaaacgaaAGTTTACACACCTGCAGCTTACGGAACGTCAGTATTTGAAATGTTTGAAACATTCCGAAAATTCCTCCTCTCGTGCACTAAGGAACGGCCGATTTTACCACGAGTAAATTTATTACACAATAAATACAAAGCGcaaagtaattaattaaaaaaagtttctcaaaataccataaaaatatattcaaaatgcaAAATGCTTTGGCCGAAACATTTGGTGTAGCACCACGCGAAGAACTCCATATAACACATCACTCAATAAGTTTCCGCTCTGACGCATGTATGACAGAACCGTCAACCACCCCATATTGTTTCTCGACGGTGCCAACATTTAACCGATACGCGTCAAAATTTCATGTCATTCTGACAATCGGCGTCCACTTTGGCAACAGTGGACCAAAAACGACAATACGTCGAGCATTTAGGGGGCTGCTTAGAGCTGTTCCAGCGAGAAAAACTACTGGCTCTTTGCAGAGGTTAAAAAGATGCCCCAAGGAACTGAATTTGGCTCAAACGGAAAACTGATTCCTGAAATTGGGGCCTATTTTCCAAGCCGAAACGAATTGTCCCAAAAAAAGGCATTGGAAAGTCAAAGGAGGGTTGGAGCGGATGTATTACTCTCGAAGGAGAgtgtgttaatttaatttaatttaataaattaataaataaaaagaaatgtttttcatagGTCGAAGAGATATCACTTTGACTTAGACAAAATCGCCCAACATCAGCCAAGAAGTTTTTTGCCCTACAACGTTCGTGAAATCTCTCATTTTGCTCGTTTGTCATGCTTTTGCGcgacaataattatttcatacCTCCGGacaaatatgataaaaaaaaagagcaatTCGTTAGCACCTCTTTTTGCGATTTATCATAAGCTGAACTTTAACTGgaaataatgttttcattaacctctagttaagaaatatttttaatgattataAATCATATAATTATATGTAGTATGTAGCAGGGAAAGTTATGCGGCCTTGTTTGGGCCCACTTACAATCTTAATAGTCATTGCCGACAAAAAATTCGACATACTAGATACGTCTAGTATCGAAATGCTAATTATCACCCTGGTTGATATTCAGTTATCTGTGGGCTAATTTATGTGCCTTTGCGATAAATGCCATATACATTTTACATACGTTTATCATAATTATGCACCTGTAACATTCTTTACATTAataaaactgcaaaatttccatatataaaattgatttttctaaacATAATATAGTAAATCAAAAAGCTCGGCAGGAGCAAGCAAATTATCATCAGATATGATGTATGAAGTATGAAGAATTAGCAGACTTTGACGAATGGCACGGATTACGAAGAAACCATCAGCAACACAAAGTATACTAAGTGGACAGGTTAATAAATTGCCCTTTCATGAGGAATAAAAATGGACAGCAGTGGTTATTAATGTTGGTATGTAAGACGACATGATTGCGCATCTGAAAGCAAAGAAAAAGTGCTGGTTTTGATATTAAAGGCTTGTTTTCACACATTAGTAGACTAAGCTAGAGATGTCACGAACTTTTAGTAACAATAAAGGTATTTACAGTCGAAGAAGTGATGAAGAAGGCTCAAAGCAAATTTTCAGCCAGCTGCAGAAAAGAATACTTAATGGAAACCGAAAGGTCTTTAAAACCTTTATTGTTTCCTTCATTAGTTTTCACGTAAAAGTAGACTTCTTCTGCGGACTCCAGCTTAATACTCTTCTGCATCTTCTTGACTTAACGTTATTTGTGATATCCTATTGCTTAGTGCAAAAGAATATATCCTATTTCAAAGTCTTTCCCAGCCAACAACGCCTTTTTACGCAGTTTGTGTCTCTGTGCTTTGTCTTGAATCCTGGAACTTTGTGTTCGGTCCTACAACTCCTTTTGACCCTCTTCgccttttgaaatattccggTCCATTCCTCTTTTATCTCGGAGACTTTTAAACCAATTGGCAAACTTCGAATACTTTTTAGTTCCCGAAAGGAGACTTAACTTTAATGCTTTAGTGATAGAGAATTTCCAAAAAGGACCTCAATTATTGGGGCATTCGGCTTTAATACAGGACCAATATCAGTCGATTATACTCAGTAATAATattctaaaaacaaaaacaaagggAACTTTATTCACTTGTGTCACTCTTCAAAATTTAGCATTGATACCTCAAGAATTCATGGAGCAATTGCCTTAAGAAATATCTCAAGTCAGTAGACTGGAAGAGCTCCGAGCCTATACAAACCTTACTTAGGACCTTCCTAAGTTTTAGACATGAAggaacaaattttgattccCATTTTcgcgaatttgaaaatattgtactACTTTGAGCTGTTCAGCTCAAATTGCATTTCCAACCTTTCAGAACCTAAGAGCAGAAAACTCGATGTTCTGATAATTTTATCAAGAGGTTAATTTCCACAGAAACGATGAAACGAAAGCATGTCACTAGCTCATTTCTTTGTTTCCATCGAAGTTACGTTCCAGGTAGAAATACTGGTGCATTTGCCAGCAAAGAAATTGCcatgaaaatagaaaaataataggaCCGATGCTCTGTTGTGGTTTAGGTCTTTCCTCTGGAACTTTCCTTGCTGGCAACGTCacagaaagtttcaaaaaccAAGCCTGCAAATCCAAATTATTAAGTAACTGTTAGCTTTAACTGCAAGTTGACTTTCGTAAAACGTTTAAATAGAACCTTAATATTGAAGAGATCGTTCGTTTTTTTGACAACTAACTTGGTGCTAAAGGTAACagtatataaaaatgtaacaaatttggcccttaATAGGCCTTCAATGAATATGACGACTGCATGGTAcatactcaaaattttttcttgaattttaaaagaaatgaaaacgaAACTTTAGAAACTTTCAAAGGGCACCACAGTACCTACTTTTTGCTATATCTTGGAGGCGCGTGGACCAGTGGCCTTCACAACTTTAATAACGTATTGAATGTCCATAAATAATATCAGTTTGCTGTATGAACCAAAGTCCAATAAGGCTCTCTTTAGCAAACCCAGgtggtttaaattttctttaaaacatgtaaaatattcattttcttccaaaagggctaaagattttttaatgatattttggAGGTGTTGACGGTTATAAACGatggaagaaaataattttttagcttttttggTAGTGCGTCTACCTCCATGTAAGATggttttttcagaaaaaattggTACGCTACtgccttttttgaaaataaaaattatgctgGAATTTCTCGTGCAATTCTGAAAAAATAGCCtcttaaaagattttttcgtCGGACTCACcgtttccaaataaaaaaattaaagtaattttaatgcatgtctaaaataaaaattcaaaaacaatttttattttagaacatCCCGTAATATACCATTTTTCCTAACAATATTCTCTAGCATGCAAGTAGGCACGCTActgaaaaagctaaaaaatatctttccgGTAAAACGTATGCGTCGCTTAAAGCCGTcaacatctccaaaatttaattaacaaatctctaatcttttttgaaaatatttaacattttccattttttaaattaaatttgagccCCCTGTATCTGGCGAAGAATGCCTTAAGGGACGTTGGTTTATGCCGCAAACagacattatttttgaacatacAATAtgctattaaaattattcggGTTAAAActggaacgccctgtatacacCCCCAAAAAAGTTCTACTTTTTAAGAttaacaaaagtaaaaaaacggGAAGCTCATGAGGGTGCAATTTATAGAACTCGCATCCAGAACGtagaaaactgataaaaatgcCGAAATTCCTGTAGCTACACCAATCGATAACTCATTGAGGCATCCCAGAAACATGCTGGAATTCATCACGCAGCAAACATCGCGCGAAAGCAAAACCGTgacgtaaaaaattaattcattcatGGACGCGATCAAGTAAATCAACCCTCGCGTGCTTCACACGCGTTCCCACGTTCTCAGCACGCAGATTGCACCCCTGACTGTCGTGACGTCACACTCACCCGGCTTCAGACCCACCGAGTGAGCCGGCCGAAGTTCTCACGGTATACGTTCCGGCAAACTGCACCTGGCTTTTTCCgaccctgtataaaaccaACATTGCAGATCAGACTTATCATTTCGACTCTAGCAGTCATAGCGAGCGCTTCGTGAAAGTTACAGTGTGTACCGACAGTTTCGAGCCGAATTTTACGTCGCCATGTCTAGTGTTAGTGTATTTGAGTATTCGCCGATAGTGCCTCCTCACCCCCAACAACAGGCCTTCGACCCTAAGCCCATGTCGAAGACCATGCAATACCGCAAAGTGATGAAACCTTTGTTGGAACGCAAACGTCGCGCCAGGATCAACAGGTGCCTGGATGAACTTAAGGACCTAATGATCGCAGCTCTGGCAATGGACGAAGAGAATGTGACTAAGCTGGAAAAGGCTGATATTTTGGAGATCACAGTTGCGCATCTTCAGAAGTTGAAACGCCAGAAACAGTTGGCTATGGCTTCTAGTCCAGTGTTGAACGCTGATAGATTCCGAGCGGGCTACACCACTTGTGCCAAAGAAGTATCCAGAGTCCTTGCCTCCACTCCTGGAGTTGACATTCACTTGGGGACCAAGCTGATGAGCCATTTGGGTTACCAGCTCAACGATCTCGATAGCTTCTCCTCTCCGAAAACTCAGGGACCTTTAACTGTTGCAGTCGGCCCTTCTAGTGACTTGAGTGAAGAGTCCTTCCATCAAAGGGATTACCAAATGCCCATGACGCCCCCTTCTTCCAGGGGTTCCCCTTCGCCCGTTAGTGTCGCTGAGAGCGAAAAGGTTTGGCGCCCTtggtaaaaactttaaaatccaGGTTCTGGttcagaaaaattttgattttcctggTATTACGCCTAACAGCATATTTCATAGTAAATGGTTTTCATATGTGGTGAGTGTACTTTTGTTATCTCCAGTTTAAATGTATTGCCAGagctttaacatttttttaatgtaaatactTTTTGTATCTGTGATAATGATGTAATAATAAGCTTTTAACATTGTACTATAGATACATATTATGTTTGTAAGTTTATTGTGCTGATAAAACGTACAAATGGTTTGCCACTGTGATATTAGAATAAGGAGcattattaactttattattaaatattaaaaaaagcattggattaacatatattttgttttatttaattctatGTGCTACAGCGTTCTGCTGGGTTTATATACCGCATAATGCATAGTAAAGAGAGTTGACTTTATGGTTACACCTATCGCGGGTAATACCGCGCATAAAACATGCATACGCATTCGTacctctttaaatttttaaatcaaagtcCACGTAACTATCAAAGGCTTAATTTCATAGAGATTGTGAGGTACCTAGCAGCAAAGTGTTTATTAGATTTTcctttcttttgaaaattacctcGCCTTGCATATAAAATTGCCGTGCAAGTACTTTGACCTATTGGAACTATGGTCCAAATGTGGTAATGGTCAAATGCCCAAAGGCAAAAAAGTATCATGAgcattaacaattattattttataattaacaaCATTCACGTCATGAAGACCTCTTGGTTTTCACAGGAAATATCGTCCTAATCGTATTTAACGACAGTTGTTCATGTAAACGTGGTCTCAAATAATAAACCACATTTAGACGATTTTCATTCTACTGAAATTACCTTCCTGATCAAGTTGGGACGCCAATAACTTGGAGGTAATTGATGATTAATCTAAGTTCCTATGCAACAAGTTTCAACTAATAGCTAATTTAAGTACTGCTGGCGAGATCTGTGATCGTATTTGTTAAGTTGCCTGAAACAATTTACAGAACTCTGAGCATGGAAAATTCGATGATACTCTGGTTTCCCCGTGCCACGATAGAGGGCACACTACAACTGACTGCCTCCACACTCTACTCCTTTTACATTACACAATGAGGTGGCAACCTTGGATATTAGACTTCCTTTGCACCTTTTTCCATTTATAGACGATTTTTAAGTAATATGtacgaaaaataatatctaGTTTTTAGGAGGTGATATTTTCGGTTACGCTAAGGTCGTACTTTGAGTGCAGACCaatattcagaatttttagTGGGAGTTGGcataatttcgaaattaataaatcaaataacGCAAGGCGCTGTTGCCATTTCATGTCTCTCCTTATACGTTTAGATTGACACCATGTCTGATGTCACTAAGTGACAAATGACAATATAGTATTGCAATTTCCGtcattttgtgttttcaaGAACGCACGCAACGTGAAGAAGCATAACTTTAAACTTCAATTGCAAgcttaaaaaagtgtttttttgagaatattcctacaaaaagtttcagaatcGAGTATCTAGCAGCTAAAGGAGTTCTAGAAATAATATCTATTGTCAGACTGTCTATTGTTTACCCCAAAATGCCAAAACCTAACATTACGAAAGGAATGAATCATCGCCATCCAGGCCAAGGAGGTGGCGGTAAGTAGTACTAAAGTCTTTGTCCAGCACCGTTTTTAAAACAtcaataattatatatttgcactttaaaaaaataaatttactaaaaatttcagGCTAGAatattgatttcaaaaaataactttatttgaatatatatGATTCTTCGGGCTTCTATTAATTGTTTCCCTGTTGTCCTAAGAGACTaagaattaaattcaatatatttgtTCTCAACTGATATCTTTTAAACCCAAGATCAGACTTCAGGAACTGAGTTGTCAATGTATTGATGGTGTTCAAAATGTCTAGcacattattcaaattaatattaaattctgATAGAACATGAATATCACtacctcaaaaatatttcactcTTTTTACCCCCATTGACTTTTATATGGTTTTTATTTCAGATCGTGAGTTTTCACCTACTATCCGCTCCATGGAATATCGAGCCGAATTTCGTGGTGGAGACCGTCGAGTCAGCTTCAAGCCAGTAGGCAACCGAAATGGCAATAAATATCGAAACAAAGATTGGACCAATGCCCTCAAATCCCATCTCGAGGAAGAAGATATTGACATGAACCTTGCAGGTGGTTCTGGaaagaattttcgaaaaggAGGAAAGAAAAACAGGGGGGGCAGACGTGGCTCTCCTGCACCAATTGATGGCCGACAGTTAATGCAAGGACCCACAGGGTGGTACAGAGTGTCTGTAAGCAATTTTATTGAGTTTAAGTTGAAACTTTCATCTACACATATTTGTATTGCTAGATACCTTATGGAGAGaaatatgataaaagtttcttgttgaagttgctgTGGGATGCAATTGCCCCATTACCGTTTGTGCCTATAGCtgtaagtatttttaatttctccaaaaaaaaatttatttaatgttctCCTCTTGCTTGTAGTGGCAAAGTGCTGGCACAACAGTAATTTTCTACATAGATGAGCGCAAGGCTGCTGAAAAGTTGTTGTCATTGGACCGAAAAGTTCAACTCCCAAACGGCTTCAAATTAATAGTTAAAGTGCATCCAGGGACCCCCAATGTGGATCTTTCTGCAGACTTAAAAGAGAAAATCAAAGTTGTCATGGCAAAAAGATACTTTGCTGCAAATAAATCCTTGGATCTGACTAAATTGCATGCCGATCCTGATTTACAGGACTACTTCTGCGCTTTGTTCAAGCCAATTGTTTTCATAGCTGTACTGGAAATTATAGAAGAAAACATCCCTGATTTAGAAGCATTATGTTTGAATGACAATAGGCTTACAGTCtttggatttttgaaaaaggtgTCAAAGAGACTACCTcacgttaaaattttgcatctGGCTAATAACAAAGTAAGTGTGTATGATATTTCAGGTTGAAACTTTGAGCTTTACTGTTATAAATTACTCATGTCTTATCGCTGTATTGCTTTAGATTGATGTTTCTTCAATTCATACAAGCAGGGATTTAAAAAGAATTCAGCACATTTCATCTGAATGCATTTTTGTTTCTGAGGCTACTTTAACAACTCTGGGACGTTTTTCCCTGCATTCTCTTTTATTCCCCAAGTGAAGAGAAAGCTctgtattaaattaatatttcagatCAAAGATATGATGCAACTAGATGCATTTATTGGCCTACCCATAGTGGACCTACTGTTAGATGGGAATCCCCTGTGTGACAGATTCAAGAACCAAAACACCTATATAAGGTacgtttttcagattttttgaTAATGGATATAGAAGTATTTTCCTAAAAACCATTATCTTTGAAAATCTAGAAACGAATTAGTTCTCGgaaataaaaagggaaaaatattaaaaaatattattgttactgcatttatttatattatctaCAAACGGTAATATTTGgcacttttttatttgaaaacctacaaaatcagtcaattaattttttcattatcggCTTTCCTAGACCttcgaaaaatatgtgttatCCACTCATGCCAAAATGAATCTTCGCCAATTTTAGTTTCACAAAAAAGCAGGCACACAAGTAAACTTTCGGTTaattctgcaatttttcagTATAAATCAAATGGCTCATATGACCACAAATTCAGGTATTGAATCTATCTCAAGCGGATC includes these proteins:
- the LOC136346493 gene encoding enhancer of split mbeta protein-like, producing MSSVSVFEYSPIVPPHPQQQAFDPKPMSKTMQYRKVMKPLLERKRRARINRCLDELKDLMIAALAMDEENVTKLEKADILEITVAHLQKLKRQKQLAMASSPVLNADRFRAGYTTCAKEVSRVLASTPGVDIHLGTKLMSHLGYQLNDLDSFSSPKTQGPLTVAVGPSSDLSEESFHQRDYQMPMTPPSSRGSPSPVSVAESEKVWRPW
- the LOC136346478 gene encoding nuclear RNA export factor 1-like gives rise to the protein MPKPNITKGMNHRHPGQGGGDREFSPTIRSMEYRAEFRGGDRRVSFKPVGNRNGNKYRNKDWTNALKSHLEEEDIDMNLAGGSGKNFRKGGKKNRGGRRGSPAPIDGRQLMQGPTGWYRVSIPYGEKYDKSFLLKLLWDAIAPLPFVPIAWQSAGTTVIFYIDERKAAEKLLSLDRKVQLPNGFKLIVKVHPGTPNVDLSADLKEKIKVVMAKRYFAANKSLDLTKLHADPDLQDYFCALFKPIVFIAVLEIIEENIPDLEALCLNDNRLTVFGFLKKVSKRLPHVKILHLANNKIKDMMQLDAFIGLPIVDLLLDGNPLCDRFKNQNTYISEVRKRFPKCMKLDGIELSRPISFDITTEEASIPELQKTYLCDSNGESIVRHFLEQYFMIYDSKNRQPLLEAYHAQAMFSFTMSYPYGLGKEKNVAWLNWYQTESRNVLKVQDADRRCKLLKQGQLSVVSFLQDMPETKHDIYSFTVDLTLFTPQMICLTVSGMFKELKTSHKVPPTRHFFRTLVIVPAGSGFCIANEQYHITNATPDQAREAFKTPSLPTPASGTAAPPSTPEASPVIHSVASPVPLDNVAKQEMVNQIALKTGMNIEWSIKCLEGTDWDFMRACAAFDSLHSQGAVPPEAFVK